The sequence ATTGTGGTACAAACATTGATTAATATGTATCAAAGGCTTTAAGGGCTTCACATGATAGACGACGAACTGAGGGAAGACCACGAGGACGTGCATTTCGGGCGCGGTCAGATAGACGAATTCACCAAAGAACTGGAAGCGGAGGAAAAATCCAAAAAGCGCAGGATGTATTTCGGCGTGGCCGCGCTTTTGGCCGCCATCGGCGCCGGGGCTTTCTTCTCCGGGATACTCGATGACGCTCCATCGCAGCAGGGGAAGGCTGCGGCAAGCCTGAACGACAACTCAAAGCCTGCCAAGGCGGAGGAAATCAGCGGCAAGATCAAGGCCGACGAAGGGAAAAACCTGATTGACGAGGACACGAATCCGCCCGGAGCAGTGAAAGAGAGCGAGGCGGTGGAGAGCGACAAGGCCGTGGCGCTGGCCGAAAAGCAGGACGCCGCCGGGCAGACCAAAGCCACCGCCGCCGGCCCGAAAGGCAAAGACACCGGGGACAAACAGCCCGCGCCTGAATTCTCCGTGCAGGTGATGGCCACAAGCGACGTGGCCATGGCCCTTGCCACAAAGGAGGCCATCTCGCAAAAAGGGGTGGGAAATCCTTTTGTCTCCATTGGCAAGATAAAAGAGAGCGTGTACCTTGTGCAGGCGGGGGAGGCGGTTTCCACGGCGGACGCGGCGGGGCTTAAGGACAAGCTGATCAATGCCGGGTTTGAGGCGCAGGCGCAGGCGGCTGGCAACGGCAAGAGCGTGGTCACCGCCGGGGTGTACTCGAGCAGGAAGGACGCGGAATCGCAAAGCGGCAAGCTGGCCAAGGCGGGGTTCAAGGCCAAGGTCACCGGCAAAAAGGATTCTTCGGACCTTTATATAGTGAAGGTGGGCGGTTTTAAGACCAGGACAGAGGCGGACAAGGCGGGGCAGTCCCTCAAGGCGGCCGGTTTCCCCGTGATGGACGCCGCCAAGTAAAACCGCGGCCAGATAAGGCCGCTCTCTTAATACGTTTACCCAAGCGGAGTGACCGGCATGATAAGGAATGTCCTGGCTCCATTCACGGCTGTCGCCATCCTCGCCACCACAACGTACGCCGCCGAGATCACCGATCCGGGCCGGGTGGACCAGGTGACCGTATATGGTGACAGGGCCTCGGTCAAAAGGGTGATCCGGGCGGACTTTTCAAAAGGGGACCACACCCTTTTCATCCCCGGCGTCCCATACACAGCCGACGAGGCCTCATTGCGCGTCACCGCCACAGGTTCCACCGCCATAAACTTGAGCAACGTGCGGGTGGCCCCGGTGGAGCTATCGCAGCCTTCCGACCCGAAAGAGGCGGCTGTGAACGACAAGATCGAAAAGCTGAAAAAAGAACTGGCCCGGCTCGAATACAGGATGAACGCCCGCAAGGAACAACTGAAATTCATAGAAAAGCTCGGCGGGAGCGACAAGGACAAAAAATCCCAGCAGTCCATGCCCATTTCAAAGCCCACCGTGGCCGACCTGGGCAAGCTTTTGGACTTCATATACGCCCGCAGCCTGGAGGCCGGCAACGGCATGCTGGAGGCGCAGGCCGAGCAGGAGAAAATCAAAAAGGAGATCGACAAGCTCGGCCGGGAGCTTGCCAACCTTAAAAGCCGCTCCGGCAAGGGGTACAAGACCGTCGCCGTGGACTTCTCCGCCGACGACAAGGGGAAGGGGACGTTCATCGCCGAGTATATAACCCCCGGCGCTGGATGGACCCCGGAATACATCGTGAGGGCCGCGGCGGACAAGAACGAGGTGCGCCTTTCCTACGCCGCCATGATAAGCCAGCGCACCGGGGAGGACTGGCCGGAGGCGAAGCTTGCCCTTTCCACCGCCCGCCCTTCCGTAGGCGCCAGGGCGCCGGAGATAGAGCCGTGGTATGTGAACCTTTTCCAGTCTGCGCCGCGCCACCAGGCCAAATCTTCCAAGGCTATCCCCGAACAGGCCGCCATGCAGGCGCTGGGCGCGCCGCAGCCCGCCGCCGCCCCCGCCGCCGCCGATGAGATGTTGGAGGCGAAGACCGAAACCGCCGCCGTGCATTCTTCGGACACGTCGGTGACGTTCGACGCGCCCAAACGTTCCACTGTAAGATCCGGCGGAGAAAAGACCATGGCCCAGCTGGCCGATTTCACCTTCAAGGCTGAAAAGGCGTACATGGCCGTCCCCAAATATTCGCCCAACGTGTTCATGAAAGTGAAGTTTTCCGCGCCGGACGATTTTCCCATCGCGGCGGGGGAGGCAAACGTGTTCATCGGCGACAGTTTTGTGGGGAAGGGCAAAATCAAGGCCGCCTCATCCGGCGCCGAGGTGGAGCTTTTCATGGGGGCGGACGAGGGCTTCAGGATCGAACGCAAGCTTATAAAGAAAGAGACCGGCGGCGAGGGGCTTGTGGCCAGGAAGGCCGCGGTGCGCTACGTTTACGAGATCACTGTGGAGAATTACAAGAAGTCCGCTCAGAGCGTGGAGGTGAAAGACCACCTGCCATACCCGGGGAGCGAGGAGATATCGCTTTCAAACGTGAAACTGGAGCCCAAGCCGGAGAAACGGGACGAGCGCAACATCGTTTTCTGGAAGCTGGACGTAAAGCCCAAGGAAAAGAAGAAAATCCGGATGGAATTCACCCTGGAATATCCGAAAGGGTCGGACATTTCCGGGTTGTGGTGGGAGTGAGGGGGAGCCGCATTGCGGCCTGATATCGATCAACCGGTGACAATCGTATGCCAAAAAGCAAAATAGAGACCGTATCACTGGCGGCGTACGGCCTTTCCGCCGTATGGTACGCCTGGGACGGGTGGAAAGCATACTCCGCCGCGTTTGATTCCACTCCGTATCCATTCCTTTTTGAGATGAGCTCGCTCCCCCAGACGTCGTTCACGTTCCTGGGGCTTTTGTATTGGATCACGTTCGGGCTGGACAGGTCCGGCTCCCCCGCCTCCATCGTGGCGTATATAATGGCCGGTGGGCAGGTGCTTCTGTTCGCGATACAGGTGTGGATCGGCCCCATGTTGTGGGCGATGAACAACCTGACTTAATAAAAGGAGAACGGCATGGCTGGATGGATTTTGCTGGTGGTCATAGTTTTGCTTTTGCTGTGGGTGGTGGGCATATACAACAGCCTGGTGGCGCTGCGCGCACGGGTGAAAAACGCCTGGAGCCAGATTGACGTGCAGCTTAAAAGGCGGTATGACCTGATCCCGAACCTTGTGGAGACGGTGAAGGACTACATGAGCTATGAGCAGGAAACGCTCACCAAGGTGGTCCAGGCCAGGGCAGAGGCGATGAAGGCCACCGGGATGGTGGACAAGGCGCAAAAGGAAGGGATGCTCACAGAGGCGTTGAAAAGCCTTTTCGCCCTGTCGGAGAACTATCCGGACCTGAAGGCCAACCAGAACGTGACAAGCCTGATGGAGGAATTGGCCTCCACGGAGAACAAGATCGCATTCTCCCGCCAGTTCTACAACGATTCGGTGATGGAGCTTAACGTCAGGTGCGAGACGTTCCCCTCCAACATCGTGGCCAACTCGTTCGGTTTCGGGCATGAGGAGTTCTTCAAGGCGCCGGAGGCTGAAAGAGAAGCGGTGAAGGTCAACCTGCGGTGAACAAGGTCCCGTGCCCCAAGTGCGGTTATCTAAACCGCCCGGAGGCAGTGGCCTGCAACCTTTGCCGGGCAATCCTGCGCACCGAGGGGAAAAAGGCGGAGCGCATTGCCCGCAAGATCGAGTACCGCAGTTCGTTTTACGGGGAGCAGGCTTCTAACCGGCGGGACTCGTTTCTGCTGCTCGGCGCGTTGTTCGCGCTGCTGCCGGCATTGGGGGCGGCGGCGTTCCTTTCGGAAGGGTTTGATCCGCTTGCCGGAGCCGGTGGCGCCTTCATGGTGGCCTCCGGGCTGGGGGCGTTCTCCTGGTTCGGCGGGTCGGCGCTCATATTGAACATGAGCCGGGCGAAAAAAGCGGCGCATGACACGCATCCCCAGCTTTTCAACGTTGTCGAGGAGATGAAGATCGCCTCCGGCCTGCCGATGCCGGAATTGTATGTGATAGAGGCGGACGCGCCCAATGCATTTGCCACAGGGCGGGACCAAAACCATTCGGCCATAGCTGTCACCACCGGCCTTCTGGCCAAGCTGAACCGGGACGAACTGCAAGGAGTCATCGCCCACGAGTTCTCGCACATAAGGAACCTGGACATACGCTACGCCATGCTTGTTGGGGTGATCGTGGGGGCCACGGCGCTCATCGCCGACGCGTTCCTTCGCGGATTCGGCGGAAGCGGAAGCAGGCGCGGCGGGCTGCCGCTGCTATTGGTCGCGGTGATATTCGCCATTGTGGCCCCGATTTCCGCGAAAATGCTGCAGATGGCCATCTCCCGGTCCCGGGAATTCCTTGCGGACGCCTCCGCTGTGGAGCTTACGAGGAATCCGGACGGGCTTGCCTCCGCGTTGAACAAGATAACCCGGGACCAGGCCCCGCTGTCGGTGGCGAACCGCGCAACGCAGCATCTTTACATAGTCAATCCCCTCAAAAGCTTCGATATGGACTCCAAGGCGCTTTTCTCCACCCATCCCCCCACAGAGGCGCGGATAAGAAAGCTTGTGGCCATGGGGGCCAGGAGCGAATATTTGGATTGAGAGTTTTGCGACGCTCCTTTATCTGATGGGCTTGGGAGCGGCAGTATAAAAATCCCCCGCGCAATCGCACCCGCTTCCCGCTGATATCCAGCGGCTGATCAAACGCCCGGCAGGTTTTTCCATGAACGCTGGCAGAATTGTAAAGAACCGGCCAGGCCTTGCCGCCACGCCGCACTGATAACGGTTTTGCGGCTCGTCCCAT comes from Nitrospinota bacterium and encodes:
- a CDS encoding SPOR domain-containing protein, with translation MIDDELREDHEDVHFGRGQIDEFTKELEAEEKSKKRRMYFGVAALLAAIGAGAFFSGILDDAPSQQGKAAASLNDNSKPAKAEEISGKIKADEGKNLIDEDTNPPGAVKESEAVESDKAVALAEKQDAAGQTKATAAGPKGKDTGDKQPAPEFSVQVMATSDVAMALATKEAISQKGVGNPFVSIGKIKESVYLVQAGEAVSTADAAGLKDKLINAGFEAQAQAAGNGKSVVTAGVYSSRKDAESQSGKLAKAGFKAKVTGKKDSSDLYIVKVGGFKTRTEADKAGQSLKAAGFPVMDAAK
- a CDS encoding mucoidy inhibitor MuiA family protein, coding for MIRNVLAPFTAVAILATTTYAAEITDPGRVDQVTVYGDRASVKRVIRADFSKGDHTLFIPGVPYTADEASLRVTATGSTAINLSNVRVAPVELSQPSDPKEAAVNDKIEKLKKELARLEYRMNARKEQLKFIEKLGGSDKDKKSQQSMPISKPTVADLGKLLDFIYARSLEAGNGMLEAQAEQEKIKKEIDKLGRELANLKSRSGKGYKTVAVDFSADDKGKGTFIAEYITPGAGWTPEYIVRAAADKNEVRLSYAAMISQRTGEDWPEAKLALSTARPSVGARAPEIEPWYVNLFQSAPRHQAKSSKAIPEQAAMQALGAPQPAAAPAAADEMLEAKTETAAVHSSDTSVTFDAPKRSTVRSGGEKTMAQLADFTFKAEKAYMAVPKYSPNVFMKVKFSAPDDFPIAAGEANVFIGDSFVGKGKIKAASSGAEVELFMGADEGFRIERKLIKKETGGEGLVARKAAVRYVYEITVENYKKSAQSVEVKDHLPYPGSEEISLSNVKLEPKPEKRDERNIVFWKLDVKPKEKKKIRMEFTLEYPKGSDISGLWWE
- a CDS encoding LemA family protein gives rise to the protein MAGWILLVVIVLLLLWVVGIYNSLVALRARVKNAWSQIDVQLKRRYDLIPNLVETVKDYMSYEQETLTKVVQARAEAMKATGMVDKAQKEGMLTEALKSLFALSENYPDLKANQNVTSLMEELASTENKIAFSRQFYNDSVMELNVRCETFPSNIVANSFGFGHEEFFKAPEAEREAVKVNLR
- a CDS encoding M48 family metallopeptidase, with product MVASGLGAFSWFGGSALILNMSRAKKAAHDTHPQLFNVVEEMKIASGLPMPELYVIEADAPNAFATGRDQNHSAIAVTTGLLAKLNRDELQGVIAHEFSHIRNLDIRYAMLVGVIVGATALIADAFLRGFGGSGSRRGGLPLLLVAVIFAIVAPISAKMLQMAISRSREFLADASAVELTRNPDGLASALNKITRDQAPLSVANRATQHLYIVNPLKSFDMDSKALFSTHPPTEARIRKLVAMGARSEYLD